A part of Cannabis sativa cultivar Pink pepper isolate KNU-18-1 chromosome 6, ASM2916894v1, whole genome shotgun sequence genomic DNA contains:
- the LOC115724439 gene encoding UPF0057 membrane protein At4g30660 gives MPSKCEICCELLIAILLPPLGVCFRHGCCSVEFCICLLLTILGYVPGIIYALYAIVFIDRDQYFDDDRRPLYVA, from the exons ATGCCGAGCAAGTGCGAAATCTGCTGCGAATTGCTAATCGCTATCTTGCTTCCTCCACTTGGGGTTTGTTTCAGACATGGTTGTTGCAGT GTTGAGTTTTGTATATGCTTGCTGTTGACCATTCTCGGTTATGTTCCTGGAATTATCTACGCTCTTTATGCAATTGTGTTCATCGATCGCGATCAGTACTTTGACGATGACCGCCGTCCTCTTTACGTGGCTTGA
- the LOC115725603 gene encoding F-box protein SKIP1: MENNEDGETESGPGQDWAELTHECLINILSRLTLEHRWLGPMFVCKSWMHACKDPSLHSAFDLQSRFDSVLESPRWWLPEFERKIDSMLRSVVDWSDGSLTQIRTRHCSDRSLSYAAERCLNLEILSIRSCANVTDASMAIIAFRCSLLREIDISYCYEISHESLALIGRNCPNLKVMKRNLMNWLDPSQHVGIVPDEYLNACPQDGDAEAAAIGKYMPHLEHLELRFSKLTAKGFVSISEGCVNLEYLDLFGCANLTSRDIGNGITNLKNLKEVKRPNFYIPRSVFHTERYGHWRLYDERFQTDVFRI, encoded by the exons ATGGAGAATAACGAAGATGGAGAGACCGAGTCAGGACCCGGCCAAGATTGGGCCGAGTTGACTCACGAGTGCCTGATCAACATCCTCTCTCGGCTCACCCTGGAGCACCGATGGCTTGGGCCCATGTTCGTCTGCAAGTCCTGGATGCACGCGTGCAAGGACCCCTCTCTTCACTCGGCGTTCGATCTCCAGTCTCGGTTCGACTCGGTGCTCGAGTCGCCTCGATGGTGGTTGCCCGAGTTCGAGAGGAAGATCGATTCCATGCTCCGATCTGTCGTCGACTGGAGCGATGGGTCGCTCACACAGATTCGCACCAGGCACTGCTCTGATCGATCGCTCTCATACGCTGCCGAAAG GTGTTTGAATCTTGAGATTCTCTCAATAAGAAGCTGCGCCAATGTTACTGATGCTTCCATGGCTATAATAGCTTTTCGGTGTTCCTTACTTAGAGAGATTGACATTAGTTATTGCTATGAAATATCTCATGAATCTTTAGCCTTGATTGGAAGGAATTGTCCAAACCTTAAAGTCATGAAAAGGAACTTAATGAATTGGTTAGATCCTTCCCAACATGTTGGAATTGTCCCAGATGAGTACCTAAATGCTTGTCCTCAAGATGGGGATGCTGAGGCTGCTGCAATTGGGAAATACATGCCTCATTTGGAGCATCTTGAACTTAGATTCTCCAAGTTAACGGCTAAAGGGTTTGTTTCGATATCCGAAGGGTGTGTGAATCTAGAGTACTTGGATTTGTTCGGGTGTGCAAACTTGACAAGTAGAGATATTGGAAATGGAATAACCAATCTGAAGAACTTGAAGGAAGTGAAAAGGCCTAACTTTTACATACCCAGGTCTGTTTTTCACACTGAGAGGTATGGTCACTGGAGGTTATATGATGAGAGATTCCAAACTGATGTGTTTAGAATCTAA